The sequence below is a genomic window from Brevibacillus agri.
ATGTCGTACATGTACAGGCGAGCGGCACACCCCTCCAGGCCGTCCAGCACATCATCCAGCTTGACGGCCAGATTCAGCACGTCCTCGCGTTCAATCGCGGAAATAAACGTTTTGTTGATCCGGACGATGATCTCGTGAATCAGTTTGTCGCCTTTTGACTCATACTCTTTCATTTCCTCGGAAAAGCGTTTTAGCGTATCCAGCGACTTGATTTTATACTTATTGAAATAAATGGCCGAGTCGTACACGTTTTTGGCGATGGCGTATAACTCATCCAGCAGGGCGTCCGATTTGGTAAAAAGCATAAAAAGACCTCCACATAGGAATCCGACTAGGGATATTTTAAGTGGAGGCGTGAGCATTTATGCACTTTTCGCAGAGCTAGGCAAAATATAGCTGGCTTGCCATGTAGGCGGCGACTCCCCACATGATGAGCGCAGAGACGATGTTGAGGCTGCGCAGCAAGGACCCTGACCGATCCAGCTTGCCCATGATTCTGCCTGCCACGGACAAGCCGAAAAACCAGAGGCAGGAGACGAGGATGCAGGCGATGGTGAAGCCCCATTTTTCTGCTCCCGCATAGCTGAGCGAGCTGGTCCCGATGACCCCGATTGTGTCGAGGATCGCGTGCGGATTGAGCAAAGAGACGGAAGCGGCGAACATCATCTGCTTTTTGGCGGAAAAGCTTGCTTTTTCCCCGTTATCCAGGCTTGGTCGGCTGCTCCAGGTCAGGTAGCCCATGTACAGCAAAAAACAAACCCCGATGACGTACAAGACGGTTTTCAGCCAGGCAACAGTCAAGACGACCAGCGAAACGCCGAGGACGGCGAGCAAAATCAGGAGCGCATCACAGGCGGCTGCCGTCAGGACGACGGGAGCAGCTCTCCACAGCGTAGGCTGTGCGGCCCCTTGGTTGAATACAAACACGTTTTGCGCACCCAGCGGCAAAATCAGCCCGAAGGCGAGCACAAACCCGTGCAAAATGGCTTCCAGCACAATTCCTTCCTCCTTTTACGATAGAAGCAAACAAAATAATGGCGCTATGGACATTATTCATGAGGAAGGGCAGAATGTCTCCAGCCAATTGGTTTACTCCTGGACCAACCAATTTGTACAATAGAGCAAAGGAGAGGGGAACGGATGCTGACGATTGACTGGAAGCCGGACAAATCCGGTGACATGCCTGTTTACGCGCAAATTGTCGCGTACATCAAAGGAAAAATTGCCGGAGGGGAGTGGCCGGTCAACAGCAAGCTGCCTACACAGCGCGCATTGGCTGCTGCCTTCGAGGTGAACCGCA
It includes:
- a CDS encoding LysE/ArgO family amino acid transporter — encoded protein: MLEAILHGFVLAFGLILPLGAQNVFVFNQGAAQPTLWRAAPVVLTAAACDALLILLAVLGVSLVVLTVAWLKTVLYVIGVCFLLYMGYLTWSSRPSLDNGEKASFSAKKQMMFAASVSLLNPHAILDTIGVIGTSSLSYAGAEKWGFTIACILVSCLWFFGLSVAGRIMGKLDRSGSLLRSLNIVSALIMWGVAAYMASQLYFA